In Streptomyces nojiriensis, one genomic interval encodes:
- a CDS encoding TniB family NTP-binding protein gives MRQPNLFSLSRKEGWRRFADAPPRQRPEILTRAQLAALTEAAAEDYNDSRHDWHANFGIVQTPQLAGIHDELEQIVAANRQDGDRIRSAAVIDALPGLGKTTIANLFGRDFDRQQMRRLSTVTEAGHERIPVFRVGLTSNTTLRTLNRMICEYYGHPATDRANAAALASHALDCVLSCETQLGIIDDIHFIDLDRRDGLAVSNHLKWLANELPVTFIYVGVGLAERRFFADGLTGKNVALAQTARRWTRLGVDPFRLDTEQGRRHWRSLIKSTERQLVLAEHRPGRLLRHADYLFERTSGHIGSYFTLLMRGCYRAIRTGTEAITREVLDGVRLDEASEQARKQLAATMAHAKITSVLGDAS, from the coding sequence GTGAGGCAGCCCAACCTGTTCAGCCTCTCCCGCAAGGAGGGCTGGCGCCGCTTCGCCGACGCCCCGCCACGCCAGCGGCCCGAGATCCTGACCCGGGCCCAACTGGCCGCGCTGACCGAGGCGGCAGCCGAGGACTACAACGACTCCCGGCACGACTGGCATGCGAACTTCGGCATCGTCCAGACGCCGCAACTCGCGGGCATCCACGACGAACTCGAACAGATCGTCGCCGCCAACCGGCAGGACGGCGACCGCATCCGTTCCGCCGCCGTCATCGACGCACTGCCGGGCCTGGGCAAGACCACCATCGCCAACCTGTTCGGCCGCGACTTCGACCGCCAGCAGATGCGCCGCCTGTCCACGGTCACCGAGGCCGGACACGAACGCATCCCCGTCTTCCGTGTCGGCCTGACCTCCAACACCACCCTGCGAACCCTGAACCGGATGATCTGCGAGTACTACGGCCACCCTGCCACCGACCGGGCGAACGCCGCCGCCCTGGCTAGCCACGCCCTGGACTGCGTCCTGTCCTGCGAGACCCAGCTCGGCATCATCGACGACATCCACTTCATCGACCTCGACCGCCGCGACGGCCTGGCGGTGTCCAACCACCTCAAGTGGCTCGCCAACGAGCTGCCGGTCACCTTCATCTATGTCGGTGTCGGCCTCGCTGAGCGGCGGTTCTTCGCAGACGGCCTGACCGGCAAGAACGTGGCCCTGGCCCAGACTGCCCGCCGCTGGACCCGCCTGGGTGTCGATCCGTTCCGTCTCGACACCGAGCAGGGCCGACGCCACTGGCGGAGCCTGATCAAGTCCACTGAACGTCAGCTCGTACTCGCCGAGCACCGGCCCGGAAGGCTCCTGCGCCACGCCGACTACCTTTTCGAACGCACCAGCGGGCACATCGGGTCGTACTTCACGCTGCTCATGCGCGGCTGCTACCGCGCGATCCGCACCGGCACGGAAGCCATCACCCGCGAGGTCCTGGACGGCGTCCGGCTCGATGAGGCGTCCGAGCAGGCCCGCAAGCAGCTGGCCGCCACCATGGCTCACGCGAAGATCACTTCCGTGCTCGGTGATGCCTCGTGA